One Brassica napus cultivar Da-Ae chromosome C4, Da-Ae, whole genome shotgun sequence genomic region harbors:
- the LOC125585103 gene encoding RING-H2 finger protein ATL38-like produces MPADDMPQPGFETNESDLAIMVVTALTFSIFIVGLASVCYRWTARRFYTDEQSVNLSTHPEHELRTVRRGTTRRGIDAAIVESFQTFLYSEVKEQRIGKGGVECVVCLCEFQDDDRLSLMPNCCHVYHADCVSVWLSDHSTCPLCRVDLVFQQGQGSDPDPELGVVDTTEARLSESMMWTNRSRPLRSRSMRLPHCRVSDISLSRSHSTGHCVAEPVENLDRFTLRLPDGVRRRLIKKTLVRSSCGLYRSRSVGSRSKRSVFSEQWCNYKNHRRIHSMTLSFTDHLRVWLAGDVVAPPNSEQSSRELRPDDLV; encoded by the coding sequence ATGCCGGCGGACGATATGCCACAGCCAGGATTCGAGACAAATGAAAGCGACCTAGCCATCATGGTGGTAACGGCTCTAACCTTCTCCATCTTCATCGTGGGTTTGGCTTCGGTTTGCTATCGCTGGACCGCTCGCAGGTTTTACACGGACGAGCAATCCGTAAACCTGTCTACACACCCCGAACATGAACTCCGGACCGTGAGGAGGGGTACGACGAGGCGTGGGATCGACGCAGCGATCGTGGAATCGTTTCAGACGTTTCTATACTCTGAGGTGAAGGAGCAGAGGATTGGTAAAGGCGGGGTCGAGTGTGTGGTGTGTCTTTGTGAGTTCCAAGACGATGATAGGCTGAGTTTGATGCCTAATTGTTGTCACGTGTATCATGCTGATTGCGTAAGTGTCTGGCTCTCTGATCACTCCACGTGTCCGCTCTGCCGTGTGGATCTTGTCTTCCAACAGGGTCAGGGAAGCGACCCGGATCCTGAACTAGGAGTTGTAGATACTACAGAAGCGCGTTTGTCTGAAAGTATGATGTGGACTAATAGAAGCAGACCACTTCGGTCTAGGTCGATGAGATTGCCCCATTGCCGAGTCTCTGATATATCATTATCGAGATCTCATTCGACCGGACATTGTGTGGCTGAACCGGTGGAGAATTTGGACCGGTTTACACTCCGGTTACCAGATGGTGTACGGAGGAGACTGATAAAGAAGACGCTGGTGAGAAGCTCGTGTGGTTTGTACAGAAGCAGAAGTGTCGGAAGCAGAAGCAAGAGGAGTGTGTTCTCAGAACAATGGTGTAACTATAAGAACCATCGGCGGATACATTCGATGACTCTCTCCTTCACTGATCATCTTCGTGTATGGTTGGCAGGAGATGTGGTGGCTCCGCCGAACAGTGAGCAGTCATCTAGAGAACTCCGACCAGATGATCTAGTGTAA
- the LOC125585105 gene encoding translation initiation factor eIF-2B subunit epsilon-like, which yields MGAQKKGGARVSDDSEEQSRQRLQAILLADSFTTKFRPVTLERPKVLLPLVNVPMIDYTLAWLESAGIEEVFVFCCAHSTQIIDYLETSEWRTHPNLVVRTIESHKSISAGDALRYIYEQQTETSQIQGDFVLVSGDTVSNMPLADLIQEHRERKKRDEKAIMTMVIKKSKPSLITHQSRLGTDQLFIAVDPLTKQLLHYEEDKVDHARGSVCLDKSLMESNPSVLLYNDMQDCYIDICSPEVLSLFEDNFDYQHLRRHFVKGVLVDDIMGYKIFTHEIGSSYAARVDNFRSYDTVSKDIIQRWTYPYVPDINFGGNRPVKLGRQGIYRACDVVQSRSAVVGASTVVGYGTKIGNGDRILNSVIGNGCSIGSNVVIEGSYIWNNVTIEDGCEIRNAIVCDGVRIRAGAVLEPGVVLSFKVVVGRDFVVPAYSKVSLLQQPMKEDSDEELEYADSSSGTADRLSGLSLEMESKGSELGPDGAGYIWEVCEGAHDEEWKHSVAPIPEDKLAEITQAMDDYDDMEDESVVPTSGELKSDADSINTDVNDPCDDYGYFEKEVEGTFLRAVEEGIKVELGVLEINSLRLSYNMESADCAGAIFYSMMKLAVDTPHSSASELYKTASSIIAKWKGLLGFYVKQTDEQIEVIMKFEEMCQETAKELGPLFAQILHVLYEKDVVQEDAIMRWAEEKAGADEADKVYLQQCETFIQWLKEASEEEDEDDDEEED from the coding sequence ATGGGTGCTCAGAAGAAAGGCGGCGCTAGAGTTTCCGACGACTCCGAGGAGCAGAGCCGTCAACGTCTCCAAGCCATCCTCCTCGCCGACAGCTTCACCACCAAGTTCCGTCCCGTAACCCTAGAACGCCCCAAGGTACTCTTACCCCTCGTAAACGTCCCGATGATCGATTACACCTTGGCCTGGCTCGAATCCGCCGGAATCGAGGAGGTTTTCGTCTTCTGCTGCGCTCACTCGACGCAAATCATCGATTACCTCGAAACCTCCGAGTGGCGCACGCACCCGAACTTGGTAGTGAGGACGATCGAATCTCACAAATCGATCAGCGCCGGAGACGCCTTGCGTTACATCTACGAGCAGCAGACGGAGACGTCTCAGATCCAAGGCGACTTCGTCCTCGTCAGCGGGGACACCGTGAGCAACATGCCGCTCGCGGATTTGATTCAAGAACAtagggagaggaagaagagagacgaGAAAGCCATCATGACGATGGTTATCAAGAAGTCGAAACCTTCCTTGATCACGCATCAGTCGAGGCTAGGGACTGATCAGCTCTTCATCGCCGTTGATCCGTTAACGAAGCAGCTTCTTCATTACGAGGAGGATAAGGTTGATCACGCGAGAGGGAGTGTTTGCTTGGATAAGTCGTTGATGGAGAGTAATCCATCTGTTTTGCTGTATAACGATATGCAGGATTGCTACATTGATATATGTTCTCCTGAGGTGCTTAGTCTCTTTGAGGATAACTTTGATTACCAGCATTTGCGGCGTCATTTTGTGAAAGGTGTGCTTGTTGATGATATTATGGGGTATAAGATCTTCACTCATGAGATTGGCTCGAGTTATGCTGCTAGGGTTGATAATTTTAGAAGCTATGATACTGTTAGTAAGGATATAATCCAGAGGTGGACGTATCCTTATGTGCCGGATATCAATTTTGGTGGGAACCGTCCTGTAAAGCTTGGGAGACAAGGGATATACAGGGCTTGTGATGTGGTTCAGTCACGTTCTGCTGTTGTTGGGGCTTCCACTGTTGTTGGTTATGGGACAAAGATTGGGAATGGGGATAGGATCTTGAACTCGGTTATTGGGAATGGATGTTCTATTGGGTCGAACGTGGTGATTGAAGGGTCTTACATTTGGAACAATGTTACGATTGAAGATGGGTGTGAGATAAGGAACGCTATTGTCTGTGATGGGGTGAGAATCAGAGCAGGGGCGGTTTTGGAACCTGGTGTTGTTCTGTCTTTCAAGGTTGTGGTTGGGAGGGACTTTGTTGTACCTGCGTATTCAAAGGTTTCGTTGCTTCAACAGCCGATGAAGGAAGACAGCGATGAGGAGCTGGAATATGCTGACAGTAGCAGCGGGACTGCAGATCGTTTGTCTGGTTTAAGTTTGGAAATGGAGTCCAAAGGATCTGAGCTTGGTCCTGATGGAGCAGGTTACATATGGGAAGTATGTGAAGGGGCTCACGATGAGGAGTGGAAGCATTCTGTTGCACCAATCCCTGAGGATAAACTCGCTGAGATCACTCAGGCCATGGATGATTATGATGACATGGAGGACGAAAGTGTTGTCCCGACTTCTGGAGAGTTGAAATCTGATGCTGATAGTATCAACACTGATGTGAATGATCCGTGTGATGACTATGGTTACTTTGAGAAAGAAGTTGAAGGTACCTTCTTAAGGGCCGTTGAGGAGGGTATCAAAGTGGAACTTGGAGTTTTGGAGATTAACTCACTCAGGTTGTCATACAACATGGAATCAGCGGATTGTGCTGGAGCAATATTCTACTCTATGATGAAACTGGCTGTTGATACTCCACATAGCTCTGCTAGTGAGCTATACAAAACCGCCTCGAGTATCATTGCGAAGTGGAAGGGACTTCTTGGGTTCTATGTAAAGCAAACCGATGAACAAATAGAAGTGATAATGAAGTTTGAAGAGATGTGTCAGGAAACTGCCAAGGAGTTGGGCCCTTTGTTTGCTCAGATTCTGCATGTTCTGTATGAGAAAGATGTGGTGCAGGAAGATGCGATAATGAGATGGGCTGAAGAGAAAGCGGGCGCTGACGAAGCTGACAAAGTTTACCTGCAGCAGTGTGAGACGTTCATACAGTGGCTGAAGGAAGCATCtgaggaggaagatgaagacgatgatgaagaagaagactga
- the LOC106386068 gene encoding phosphatidylinositol N-acetylglucosaminyltransferase subunit C, protein MDNYLAGNSPPPPPPRPKWRKVAYGGMQIGYDDNYTDETFLEEMVMNANVVRRDLLKVMKDSVSISQYLCIVALVVLVWFHTLQSSLDESSLLLLDLSLLALGFLVLLLTEEKMLSLRLLLRYVINITFFTTGLYVLAPVYQTLTRSISSDSIWAVTVSLLLLHLFLHDYSGSTIRAPGALKSPSLTSCISVNASVVASVFVASRLPSRGHVFAVMLFSLQVFLFAPLVAYCIKKFSFGLHLGFSFALMGLTLYSVYALHRLFFVLFLVLVVVVNVVCPYWLIRMQEYKFEINGPWDEAKLCFDITD, encoded by the coding sequence ATGGACAATTACCTCGCCGGaaactctcctcctcctcctcctcccagACCCAAATGGCGCAAAGTAGCCTACGGAGGGATGCAGATCGGATACGACGACAACTACACCGACGAAACCTTCCTCGAGGAAATGGTAATGAACGCCAACGTCGTCCGCCGCGACTTACTCAAAGTGATGAAAGACTCAGTCTCAATCTCCCAATACCTCTGCATCGTCGCCCTCGTCGTCCTCGTCTGGTTCCACACTCTCCAATCATCTCTCGACGAAAgctccctcctcctcctcgatCTCTCCCTCCTAGCGCTAGGCTTCTTGGTCCTCCTCCTAACCGAAGAGAAAATGCTCTCTCTGCGCCTCCTCCTGCGCTACGTAATCAACATCACGTTCTTCACTACAGGACTCTACGTGTTAGCTCCCGTCTACCAGACGCTGACGAGATCGATAAGCTCTGATTCGATCTGGGCCGTGACTGTGTCCCTCCTCTTGCTCCATCTCTTCTTGCACGATTACTCCGGGTCCACGATCAGAGCCCCCGGAGCGTTGAAGAGTCCGAGTTTGACGAGCTGTATATCGGTTAACGCTTCGGTTGTTGCGTCGGTGTTTGTTGCTTCGAGGCTTCCTTCGAGGGGACATGTGTTCGCTGTGATGCTCTTCTCGCTCCAAGTGTTTCTGTTTGCTCCTCTTGTTGCTTACTGCATCAAGAAGTTCTCGTTTGGGTTGCATTTGGGCTTCTCGTTTGCGTTGATGGGTTTGACGCTCTACTCTGTTTATGCGCTGCATAGGCTCTTCTTTGTTCTGTTTCTTGTGCTTGTGGTTGTTGTTAATGTTGTGTGCCCTTATTGGTTGATAAGGATGCAGGAGTATAAGTTTGAGATTAATGGTCCTTGGGATGAGGCTAAGCTTTGTTTCGACATTActgattga